The Actinocatenispora sera genome has a window encoding:
- a CDS encoding DUF6458 family protein, which translates to MSVGVGILLLVIGAIFTFAIDVDLHWLNVTAIGAILMLAGVAELVITLLVWNRRRHRTAVTQREVYRGGEPTVVTERRSVNDADPGQRGPGGSVRAPGPEHRA; encoded by the coding sequence ATGAGTGTCGGTGTTGGCATCCTGCTGCTGGTGATCGGCGCGATCTTCACGTTCGCGATCGACGTCGATCTACATTGGCTCAACGTCACCGCGATCGGCGCGATCCTGATGCTGGCCGGCGTGGCCGAACTGGTGATCACCCTGCTGGTGTGGAACCGGCGACGCCACCGGACGGCGGTCACCCAGCGCGAGGTGTACCGCGGGGGCGAGCCCACCGTCGTCACCGAGCGCCGTTCGGTCAACGACGCGGATCCCGGCCAGCGCGGCCCCGGCGGCAGCGTCCGCGCTCCCGGCCCGGAACACCGCGCCTGA